The Enhydrobacter sp. sequence GTCGACGGTCGGCGTGGTCTCGAAATTGTGCTTGGGCGGCGGCGAGGGAACGGTCCATTCGAGGCCGGTCGCGCCCCAGGGATTGGGCCCGGCCGCGTCGCCGTAGCGGAACGACCAGAAGAGATAGAGGAAGGGCAGCAGGTAGGTGACGGCGAGGATGCTGGCGCCGGTCGAGGAGAAAACGTTCAGCACATGGAACTCGGGCGGATAGTGGTGATAGCGCCGCGGCATGCCGAGATAGCCCAGGACGAACTGCGGGAAGAAGGTCAGGTTGAAACCGAGGAAGATCATCAGCGCGGTGAGCCGACCCCAGACCAGCGGATAGAGCCGGCCGGTGATCTTGGGCCACCAGTAGTGCAGCGCGCCGAAATAGGCGGCCACGGTGCCGCCCACCATGATGTAGTGGAAATGGGCGATCACGAAGTAGGTGTCGTGCACATGCACGTCGACCGCCAGCATGGCGAGGATCAGCCCGGTGAGCCCGCCCACCACGAACAGGCCGATGAACGACGCGGCGAAAAGGAACGGCGGGTCGATCGCGATGTGGCCTTTGTAGAGCGTCGCGGTCCAGTTGTAGACCTTGATCCCCGACGGCACCGCGACTGCGAGGCTCAGGAACGAGAAGACGGCGCTGGCATAAATCGACTGGCCGGAGACGAACATGTGGTGTCCCCACACCAGGAAGCCGATGGCGGCAATGGCGATCGAGCAGCCGGCCACGAATCTGTAGCCGAAGACGGGCTTGCGCGCGGCGGCGGCGACCAGCTCGCTCACGACGCCGAGCGCCGGCAGCACCATGATGTAGACGGCGGGATGGCTGTAGAACCAGAAAAGGTGCTGGTAGAGGAGCGGATCGCCGCCCAGCGCTGGATTGAAGATGCCGACGCCGAACAGCCGCTCGGCCGCGATCAGAGCGAGCGTGATCGCCAGCACCGGGGTCGCCAGCACGAGGATCAGGGCGGTCGCGTAGTGCGACCAGACGAACAGCGGCAGCCGGCCCCAGGTCATGCCGGGGCAGCGCAGCTTGTGCACGGTCACGATGAAGTTGAGGCCGGTCAGGATCGAGGAGAAGCCGACGATGAAGACGGCGGTCGCTGCCAGCACGACCTTGCCGTTGGCGAACATCGAGGAGAGCGGCGTGTAGAAGGTCCAGCCGGTGTCGACGCCGCCCGAGATCAGTACGTAGACCGTGAACAGCCCGCCCAGGATGTAGATGTACCAGCTGGCGAGGTTCAGCCGCGGGAAGGCCATGTCGCGCGCCCCGATCATGATCGGGATCAGGAAGTTGCCGAAGGTGTTGGGGATCGAGGGAATGAGGAAGAACCACACCATGATTACGCCGTGCAGCGTGAAGGCGCGATTGTAGCCCTCGTTGGTCAGGATCAGGCCGTTCGGCTCCAGCAGATCGATGCGGATGAGGGCCGCCGCGGCACCGCCGATGAAGAAGAAGATCGTCACCGAGGCGAGGTAGAGGAGCGCGATGCGCTTGTGGTCGGTGGTGAAGAACCACGACCGCAGGCTGTTGCCGGCGCGCAGGTAGCTGGTGCGCTGGGCCGGCGTCTCCGACAGGCCGCGATCGTCGAGATTGTCGCGATCGGGGCCGGCTTTGAGGGTCCGAATGCTCATCGAGGGGCCTCCCGCGGTTCGCCGCCAAGGGACTTGATGTAGGCCACCAGCTTCAGGACATCGGCTTCGCTCAGCACATTGCGGAAGGTCGGCATGATGTGCGGATAGCCGGCCGCGATCTGCGACTGCGGCAGCAGGATGCTGTCGCGGATGTACTGCTCGTCGGCGATCACCGTCTGGCCGTTCTCCAGCGGCACCGGCTTGCCGAACAGGCCGTCGAGCGACGGCGCCTTCACCGTGGCGGAAGGGCCGTGGCAACCGCTGCAGCCGCGACTGCGGAACAGCGTCGCGCCCTGCGCCGCCAGCGACTGGTCGACCCCGGCCTGCTCGAGCCAGCGCGCATAGGCGGCATCGCTCAGCACGTAGACATGGCCGCCCATCAGCGAGTGGTCGGCGCCGCAGAACTGCGAGCAGCGCAGGGGATAGGTGCCCTGCTTGTCGGCCGTGAACCAGAGGCTGGTGTAACGGCCGGGCACGACATCCTGCTTGAGGCGCAGGGCGGGAATGAACAGGCTGTGAATGACGTCCTGCGACGCCATCGTCAGCCGGACCGGCTTGTCGACCGGGATGTGCAGGTCGTTGATCTCGCGCTGGCCGCCCGGATGCTGGAACTTCCACATCCATTGCTTGGCGACGACCTGCACCTCGAGCGCTCCCGGTGGCGCGCGATGGATGTCGAAATAAAGCCGCGTCGCCCAGACATAGAAGATCAGCAGGAGCAGGAAGGGAACGATCGCCCAGGAAAGCTCCAGTGCCATGTTGTGGTCGACACGGTGGGCGCGATTGGCGGCGCGGCCGCGCCGATATTTAACCGCAAACACCAGCATCAGGACGAAGACCGGCGCCGACAGCAGCACTACGAGCACAACGACCGCGATGGTGAGGTGATCGACCTCGGCGGCGTAGCCCGAGGCCTGTGCCGGCCAGAGCGGGAAGTGGCTCATGGCGCATCGCGCTGCAGGCGGCGACGCTCGCGCAGGATGGCAAGGCCGATCAGGCCGCCGGCCGCCACGACCGTGATCGCGCCGCCGATGCGCAGCGCCGTCCAGATCAGCGAGCCGTAGCGGCCGGTCTGCGGGTCGTAGTGGTAGCAGAGCAGCAGGAGCTGATCGCCCCAGGTGCCGATCTTGCCGTTGCCGGCCTCGGTCAGCGCGAGCCTGAGATCGACCGGGTCGGGGGCGATGCCGTAGAGCCAGCGCGACAGGCGTCCGTCCGGCGTCAGCACGGCGACCGCGGCGATATGGGCGTATTGCTGCAGATCGTCGTCCCAGCCGTAGCGATAGCCCAGCCGGTCGGTAATGGATTTGATATCGCGTTCGGTGCCCGTGAACCCCAGGATGCCATGCCGCAAGGACGGGAACGACTGGCGCAGCTTATCGAGCGACTGCCGCGCGTCGGCCGGGCCCTCGCGCGGATCGATGCCGAAGGCGACGATGGTGAAATCCCGACCGGCCACGAATTTCTGGCCGGCGGCCGTCTGCGCCAGTCCGGCAAGCGTCAGACCGCAGATATTCGGGCAGCGATGGACGACGGGCGCCAGAACGATCGGCTTGCCGTGGCCCGCCTGGCGCAACGTTGTCGGCCTGCCGCTTTCGTCCTGGAAGGCGAGGTCGAGCGGCAGCGTGGCGCCTGCCCGGCGATCGATGCCCGTGGCCTGGAAGGCGTCGAACGCGAGCGCGCTCCCGCAGGTCGACAGGACGACGATGAAGGCCATCAGCGCTCTCATG is a genomic window containing:
- the coxB gene encoding cytochrome c oxidase subunit II, translating into MSHFPLWPAQASGYAAEVDHLTIAVVVLVVLLSAPVFVLMLVFAVKYRRGRAANRAHRVDHNMALELSWAIVPFLLLLIFYVWATRLYFDIHRAPPGALEVQVVAKQWMWKFQHPGGQREINDLHIPVDKPVRLTMASQDVIHSLFIPALRLKQDVVPGRYTSLWFTADKQGTYPLRCSQFCGADHSLMGGHVYVLSDAAYARWLEQAGVDQSLAAQGATLFRSRGCSGCHGPSATVKAPSLDGLFGKPVPLENGQTVIADEQYIRDSILLPQSQIAAGYPHIMPTFRNVLSEADVLKLVAYIKSLGGEPREAPR
- a CDS encoding SCO family protein, coding for MAFIVVLSTCGSALAFDAFQATGIDRRAGATLPLDLAFQDESGRPTTLRQAGHGKPIVLAPVVHRCPNICGLTLAGLAQTAAGQKFVAGRDFTIVAFGIDPREGPADARQSLDKLRQSFPSLRHGILGFTGTERDIKSITDRLGYRYGWDDDLQQYAHIAAVAVLTPDGRLSRWLYGIAPDPVDLRLALTEAGNGKIGTWGDQLLLLCYHYDPQTGRYGSLIWTALRIGGAITVVAAGGLIGLAILRERRRLQRDAP
- a CDS encoding cbb3-type cytochrome c oxidase subunit I; translated protein: MSIRTLKAGPDRDNLDDRGLSETPAQRTSYLRAGNSLRSWFFTTDHKRIALLYLASVTIFFFIGGAAAALIRIDLLEPNGLILTNEGYNRAFTLHGVIMVWFFLIPSIPNTFGNFLIPIMIGARDMAFPRLNLASWYIYILGGLFTVYVLISGGVDTGWTFYTPLSSMFANGKVVLAATAVFIVGFSSILTGLNFIVTVHKLRCPGMTWGRLPLFVWSHYATALILVLATPVLAITLALIAAERLFGVGIFNPALGGDPLLYQHLFWFYSHPAVYIMVLPALGVVSELVAAAARKPVFGYRFVAGCSIAIAAIGFLVWGHHMFVSGQSIYASAVFSFLSLAVAVPSGIKVYNWTATLYKGHIAIDPPFLFAASFIGLFVVGGLTGLILAMLAVDVHVHDTYFVIAHFHYIMVGGTVAAYFGALHYWWPKITGRLYPLVWGRLTALMIFLGFNLTFFPQFVLGYLGMPRRYHHYPPEFHVLNVFSSTGASILAVTYLLPFLYLFWSFRYGDAAGPNPWGATGLEWTVPSPPPKHNFETTPTVDGPPYDYPVERQGQHG